A region of Faecalibacterium taiwanense DNA encodes the following proteins:
- a CDS encoding UDP-N-acetylglucosamine 1-carboxyvinyltransferase → MEKFVITGGKPLHGEVTISGAKNAAVGVLPATILAADVCVIENLPDISDVAVSLKILSVLGAQIKMINRNTYEIDTTHLTGTNVPDDLSRQMRASYYFLGALLSRFGKAQVAMPGGCNLGPRPIDQHLKVFSALGAEDSVDYGMISVRAKEMNGAHIFFDKVSVGATMNGMLSAVMAKGQTILENCAKEPHVVDLANFLNMCGANIRGAGTDVIKVRGVEKMHGCTYSIIPDQIEAGSYMVAAAATGGDVLVKNVTPKHLEPITEKLRRAGVEVEEFDDAVRVRRTGDILPLKINTMPHPGFPTDMQPLMGVLLSVAKGTSTVTESVWDNRFRYVDELRKMGANVQVDGQVAVFEGVDKLTPAPLRALDLRAGAAMVVAALMADGTSEIEEIGHIERGYENIVEKLRGLGADISKVERMPAALDQAL, encoded by the coding sequence TTGGAGAAATTTGTTATTACGGGCGGCAAGCCCCTGCACGGCGAAGTTACCATTTCGGGTGCCAAAAATGCGGCGGTGGGCGTCCTGCCTGCAACCATTCTGGCAGCGGATGTCTGTGTGATCGAGAATCTGCCGGATATCAGTGATGTGGCGGTGAGCCTGAAGATCCTCAGCGTTCTGGGCGCACAGATCAAAATGATCAACCGCAACACCTACGAGATCGACACCACCCATCTGACCGGCACCAACGTCCCGGACGACCTGTCCCGCCAGATGCGCGCCAGCTACTACTTTCTGGGCGCACTGCTGTCCCGTTTTGGCAAGGCTCAGGTGGCCATGCCCGGCGGCTGCAACCTCGGCCCCCGCCCCATTGACCAGCACCTGAAGGTGTTCAGTGCTCTGGGCGCAGAGGACAGCGTGGACTACGGCATGATCAGCGTGCGCGCCAAGGAGATGAACGGTGCACACATCTTCTTTGATAAGGTCAGCGTGGGCGCTACCATGAACGGTATGCTCTCCGCTGTAATGGCCAAGGGCCAGACCATTCTGGAAAACTGTGCCAAGGAACCCCATGTGGTGGATCTGGCAAACTTCCTGAATATGTGCGGTGCGAACATCCGCGGCGCAGGCACCGATGTGATCAAGGTGCGCGGCGTGGAAAAGATGCACGGCTGCACCTACAGCATTATCCCGGATCAGATCGAGGCTGGCAGCTACATGGTGGCTGCTGCTGCCACCGGCGGCGATGTTCTGGTGAAGAACGTCACCCCCAAGCATCTGGAACCCATTACCGAAAAGCTGCGCCGTGCAGGCGTGGAGGTGGAAGAATTTGACGATGCTGTGCGTGTGCGCCGCACCGGTGATATTCTGCCGTTGAAGATCAACACTATGCCGCATCCCGGCTTTCCCACCGACATGCAGCCCTTGATGGGCGTGCTGCTGAGCGTGGCCAAGGGCACCAGCACCGTGACCGAGAGCGTGTGGGATAACCGCTTCCGCTATGTGGACGAGCTGCGCAAGATGGGTGCCAACGTGCAGGTGGACGGTCAGGTGGCTGTGTTTGAGGGCGTGGATAAGCTCACCCCTGCACCGCTGCGCGCACTGGATCTGCGTGCAGGCGCTGCCATGGTGGTGGCTGCGCTGATGGCAGACGGCACCAGTGAGATCGAGGAAATCGGCCACATCGAGCGCGGCTACGAGAATATCGTGGAAAAGCTGCGCGGTCTGGGTGCAGACATCAGCAAGGTGGAGCGTATGCCCGCTGCACTGGATCAGGCACTGTAA
- a CDS encoding PH domain-containing protein, with the protein MEFRDKPMENLIRLQEKDICKNARALLLDGESIVGAYKTVRDQVIFTTHRIIMVDMQGVTGTRQQIFVLPYRKVLHFGIQTAGFGDPVQASQLTVCFADAHEAKFGFIGQQELFAVANAISRCIL; encoded by the coding sequence ATGGAATTCCGTGATAAGCCAATGGAAAACCTCATCCGCCTTCAGGAAAAGGACATCTGCAAAAATGCCCGCGCGCTGCTGCTGGACGGTGAGAGCATCGTGGGTGCCTACAAGACGGTGCGCGATCAGGTGATCTTTACCACCCACCGCATCATCATGGTGGATATGCAGGGCGTTACTGGAACCCGGCAGCAGATCTTTGTGCTGCCGTACCGCAAGGTGCTGCACTTCGGGATCCAGACGGCAGGCTTTGGCGACCCGGTGCAGGCATCGCAGCTGACCGTCTGCTTTGCGGACGCACACGAGGCAAAGTTCGGCTTTATCGGCCAGCAGGAACTGTTTGCGGTCGCTAACGCCATCAGCCGGTGCATCCTGTAA
- a CDS encoding radical SAM protein, translating to MPKSDFVSVPSFCTLCPRRCGADRAAGRTGFCGAGGTLKAARAALHYWEEPCISGTKGSGTVFFSGCTLKCCFCQNYPISAEGLGKEISVEHLAEIFLNLQEQGANNINLVTPGQWRPWIIAALDIARANGLHLPIVCNTGGYETVESVEAWRGYIDIWLADLKYVSSALSAELSSAPDYFAQAKPAIEAMMAQAGHPVFNAEGILQKGVILRHLALPGHVDDSFAVLDQMAAWNDADPGCFIPSVMSQYTPFYKAAEHGIGRRITTYEYRRVVNYAMDKGLAQGYMQQKSSAKEEYTPSFDLTGV from the coding sequence ATGCCGAAAAGCGATTTCGTCTCCGTTCCCTCTTTCTGCACCCTCTGTCCGCGCCGGTGCGGGGCCGACCGTGCTGCCGGACGCACCGGTTTCTGCGGCGCGGGCGGCACCTTAAAAGCAGCCCGCGCTGCCCTGCACTACTGGGAGGAGCCATGCATCAGCGGCACAAAGGGCAGCGGCACGGTGTTCTTTTCCGGCTGCACCCTCAAATGCTGCTTCTGCCAGAACTATCCCATCAGCGCCGAGGGCCTTGGCAAAGAGATCAGCGTGGAACATCTGGCAGAGATTTTCCTGAATCTGCAGGAGCAGGGTGCCAACAACATCAATCTGGTCACGCCCGGCCAGTGGCGGCCCTGGATCATTGCCGCGCTGGATATTGCCCGGGCTAATGGCCTGCATCTGCCCATCGTATGCAACACCGGCGGCTACGAAACGGTGGAAAGCGTGGAAGCATGGCGCGGATACATCGACATCTGGCTGGCCGACCTGAAATACGTCTCCTCCGCCCTCTCGGCAGAGCTTTCCTCTGCACCGGACTATTTTGCGCAGGCAAAGCCCGCCATTGAAGCCATGATGGCACAGGCCGGGCACCCGGTTTTCAATGCAGAGGGCATCCTGCAAAAGGGGGTCATTCTGCGGCACCTTGCCCTGCCCGGCCATGTTGACGACAGCTTTGCGGTGCTTGACCAGATGGCCGCGTGGAACGATGCAGACCCCGGATGCTTCATCCCCAGCGTCATGAGCCAGTACACACCGTTTTACAAAGCCGCAGAGCACGGCATCGGACGGCGCATTACCACCTATGAATACCGCCGGGTGGTCAACTATGCCATGGACAAGGGACTGGCGCAGGGCTACATGCAGCAGAAGAGCAGCGCGAAGGAAGAGTATACGCCTTCTTTCGATTTGACAGGGGTATGA
- a CDS encoding AraC family transcriptional regulator — protein MAFHTSCAAAGGLNCLPDVVADDEGRELVQHGSALFPIACYEEDLKSYSVAWHWHEEFEYILAVKGPLAVDVSKARLVLQTGQGVFVNSGVFHAVEQAETGDALLHSGVFHPRLIGGMDTIFWQKLVHPLLQPGAPAFFLLDEADDGQKAVLCHLREVWDAVAQEVFDYENQARYHLSAAVHLLGMQCEGGKTKVSQQEQIAAQRMKQMLRFVEEHYAEELNVERISDCVALSESACLRSFRQLLGITPIQYVKQYRIEKAAELLLSTSMKIGEIGADCGFSDTSYFTKTFREIKHCTPREYRQKFAGREQSLSRRDGGRASAPAETAL, from the coding sequence GTGGCATTTCACACCAGCTGTGCAGCAGCGGGCGGGCTCAACTGCCTGCCGGATGTTGTGGCGGATGACGAGGGCAGGGAACTGGTGCAGCACGGCAGCGCACTGTTTCCTATTGCCTGCTATGAAGAGGACCTCAAAAGCTACTCGGTAGCATGGCATTGGCATGAAGAGTTTGAATACATCCTTGCCGTAAAAGGCCCGCTGGCGGTGGACGTGAGCAAAGCCCGGCTGGTTTTGCAGACCGGGCAGGGCGTGTTTGTCAATTCCGGAGTGTTCCATGCGGTGGAGCAGGCTGAGACCGGGGATGCCCTGCTGCATTCCGGGGTATTCCATCCACGCCTGATCGGCGGCATGGATACCATCTTCTGGCAAAAGCTCGTACACCCGCTGCTTCAGCCGGGAGCACCGGCGTTCTTTCTGTTGGACGAGGCAGACGACGGGCAGAAGGCCGTGCTCTGCCATTTGCGGGAAGTCTGGGACGCAGTGGCCCAAGAGGTCTTTGACTATGAGAATCAGGCGCGGTACCATCTTTCGGCGGCGGTGCATCTGCTGGGAATGCAGTGCGAGGGTGGAAAAACAAAGGTCTCTCAGCAGGAGCAGATCGCGGCCCAGCGCATGAAACAGATGCTGCGTTTTGTGGAAGAGCATTATGCTGAGGAACTGAACGTGGAGCGCATTTCCGACTGCGTGGCCCTGAGTGAGAGCGCCTGCCTGCGCAGCTTCCGGCAGCTGCTGGGGATCACACCCATCCAGTATGTCAAGCAGTACCGCATTGAAAAGGCCGCCGAGCTGCTGCTTTCCACCAGCATGAAGATCGGCGAGATCGGTGCCGACTGCGGCTTTTCGGATACCAGCTACTTTACAAAGACCTTCCGGGAGATCAAGCACTGCACGCCCAGAGAGTACCGTCAGAAGTTTGCAGGAAGAGAGCAGTCTCTTTCAAGGCGGGACGGCGGCAGAGCCAGTGCACCGGCTGAAACAGCGTTATAA
- a CDS encoding sugar MFS transporter: MVQLLLPIIYISFISLGLPDSLLGSAWPSMYPVLGVPVSYAGLISMIISFGTIVSSLNSDRLTRALGTGKVTALSVAMTTAALFGFSVSTQFWMLCLWAVPYGLGAGSVDAALNNYVALHYKSRHMSWLHCMWGIGTMISPMVMGRVLAAGGPWTSGYRYIALFQILLSAVLFFSLPLWQSRTAGTDTETASTQALSLGQVFRLPGAREVMLCFFCYCALETTAGLWASSYLTLTKGVAAGTAASFASLFYIGITAGRAACGFLTLKFNDTQMIRMGQCILAAGVLALLLPGPQILALSGLVLVGLGCAPIYPSIIHSTPEHFGADRSQAVIGIQMASAYLGNLAMPPLFGLLANNITPALFPFYLLALLVLMVFMHEQLVRKTSRC; this comes from the coding sequence ATGGTACAGCTTCTGCTTCCGATCATTTACATCTCGTTCATCAGTCTGGGCCTGCCGGATTCCCTGCTGGGGTCGGCGTGGCCCTCCATGTATCCGGTGCTCGGTGTGCCGGTGTCCTATGCGGGGCTGATCTCCATGATCATCTCCTTTGGCACCATTGTTTCCAGCCTGAACAGCGACCGGCTCACCCGTGCGCTGGGCACCGGAAAAGTGACCGCCCTCAGTGTGGCCATGACAACTGCCGCGCTGTTCGGCTTTTCGGTCTCCACACAGTTCTGGATGCTGTGCCTGTGGGCCGTGCCCTATGGGCTGGGTGCAGGCAGCGTGGACGCGGCCCTGAACAACTATGTTGCCTTACATTATAAAAGCCGCCACATGAGCTGGCTGCACTGCATGTGGGGCATCGGCACCATGATCAGCCCCATGGTCATGGGCCGGGTGCTGGCAGCCGGCGGGCCGTGGACATCCGGCTACCGGTACATTGCCCTGTTCCAGATCCTGCTGAGCGCAGTGCTCTTTTTCAGTTTGCCGCTATGGCAGAGCCGTACTGCAGGCACCGACACCGAAACTGCTTCGACGCAGGCGTTGAGCCTTGGACAGGTATTCCGTCTGCCAGGTGCCAGAGAGGTGATGCTGTGCTTCTTCTGCTACTGTGCATTGGAGACCACGGCCGGTCTGTGGGCCAGCAGCTACCTCACACTGACGAAAGGCGTTGCCGCCGGCACTGCCGCCAGCTTTGCCAGCCTGTTCTACATCGGCATCACTGCCGGGCGCGCCGCCTGCGGCTTTTTGACCCTGAAATTCAACGATACGCAGATGATCCGCATGGGTCAGTGCATTCTGGCCGCAGGGGTGCTGGCTCTGCTGCTGCCCGGGCCGCAGATCCTTGCCCTGAGCGGTCTTGTTCTGGTAGGGCTGGGCTGTGCGCCCATCTATCCCAGCATCATCCACTCCACGCCGGAACACTTCGGCGCGGACAGATCGCAGGCGGTCATCGGCATCCAGATGGCAAGCGCCTATTTGGGCAATCTGGCCATGCCGCCGCTGTTCGGCCTGCTGGCAAACAACATCACTCCGGCACTGTTCCCTTTTTACCTGCTGGCACTGCTGGTGCTCATGGTATTCATGCACGAACAGCTGGTGCGCAAAACAAGCCGCTGCTAA
- a CDS encoding excinuclease ABC subunit UvrA — translation MVDHIRIRGARVHNLKNVNVDVPLGKIVGVAGVSGSGKSSLALGVLYAEGSRRYLDALSTYTRRRMTQAAKASVDEVLYVPAALALHQRPAVPGIRSTFGTGTELLNSLRLMFSRLSSYPCPQCGRWLEPSLAVAAEKPLLCPQCGASVRALSAEEFAFNSQGACRTCSGTGMVMTVDESTLVPDDSLTIDEGAVAPWKSLMWSLMVDICREMGVRTDVPFRDLTDREKDIVFHGPAEKKHIFYHNKNSNQAGELDFTYFNATYTVENALSKVKDEKGMKRVEKFLRQGICPDCGGTRLCNAARTPKLRGITLDKACQMTLVQLTDWVAGVPDSLPEEMRPMARNICESFQTAAARLLSLGLGYLTLDRSASTLSTGERQRMQLARAVRNRTTGVLYVLDEPSIGLHPSNIEGLTDVMHDLVADGNSVVLVDHDTQILKEADWLIEMGPEAGAKGGHVIAQGSIPKIEQNAASQIGPFLAGRAGVNARPHVPENELFAQGRIHLETSAIHTVKPLELELPKGRLTVVTGVSGSGKTTLILESLVPALQAKVNGTALPAHVKSVEAEEIAQVKLIDATPIGINVRSTVATYANVHDELRKLFAKTQDAKDHGYKAGDFSYNTGKLRCPTCDGTGVISLDVQFLPDVEVPCPDCGGSRYSREAAAVKLPTANGEPASMADLMDMDVSTALEACADCKLVRQRLQVLKELGLGYLTLGEETPSLSGGEAQRLKLASEMGKGQADSVFVFDEPTIGLHPLDVQTLLGVFQKLIGNGATVVVIEHDLDVIRNADYLVDMGPGGGDAGGRIVAAGTPEQVRQNPESITGRYI, via the coding sequence ATGGTCGACCATATCAGGATCCGCGGCGCGCGGGTGCACAACCTGAAAAACGTGAATGTGGATGTGCCGTTGGGCAAAATCGTGGGTGTGGCGGGTGTGTCCGGTTCGGGCAAGTCCAGCCTTGCGCTGGGCGTGCTTTACGCCGAAGGCTCCCGCCGGTATCTGGACGCACTTTCCACCTATACGCGCCGCCGCATGACGCAGGCGGCAAAGGCATCGGTGGACGAAGTGCTGTATGTTCCGGCTGCACTGGCACTGCATCAGCGGCCCGCTGTGCCGGGCATCCGCAGCACCTTTGGTACCGGCACGGAACTGCTGAACAGTCTGCGCCTGATGTTCTCCCGTCTTTCCAGCTATCCCTGCCCGCAGTGCGGCCGCTGGCTGGAACCCAGCCTTGCCGTGGCGGCAGAAAAGCCGCTGCTCTGCCCGCAGTGCGGTGCCAGCGTGCGCGCGCTTTCCGCTGAAGAATTTGCCTTCAACAGTCAGGGTGCCTGCCGCACCTGCAGCGGTACCGGCATGGTGATGACCGTGGACGAGAGCACCCTTGTGCCGGACGATTCTCTTACGATCGACGAAGGTGCTGTGGCCCCGTGGAAGAGCCTGATGTGGTCGCTGATGGTGGATATCTGCCGGGAGATGGGCGTGCGCACCGATGTGCCCTTCCGCGACCTGACCGACCGGGAAAAGGATATCGTTTTCCATGGCCCGGCGGAGAAAAAGCACATTTTTTATCATAACAAAAATTCCAATCAGGCCGGGGAGCTGGATTTTACCTATTTCAATGCCACCTATACCGTGGAGAACGCCCTCTCCAAGGTCAAGGATGAAAAGGGCATGAAGCGGGTGGAAAAGTTCCTGCGGCAAGGCATCTGCCCGGACTGCGGCGGCACCCGGCTGTGTAATGCGGCTCGTACCCCAAAGCTGCGGGGCATCACGCTGGACAAGGCTTGTCAGATGACTCTTGTGCAGCTTACCGATTGGGTGGCGGGTGTACCGGACAGTCTGCCAGAAGAGATGCGGCCCATGGCCCGCAATATCTGCGAATCCTTCCAGACGGCAGCGGCACGGCTGCTCTCGCTGGGCCTTGGCTACCTGACGCTGGACCGCTCCGCTTCCACTCTTTCCACCGGTGAGCGCCAGCGGATGCAGCTGGCCCGTGCAGTGCGCAACCGTACCACCGGTGTGCTCTATGTGCTGGACGAACCGTCTATCGGCCTGCATCCTTCTAACATTGAAGGCCTGACCGATGTGATGCACGACCTTGTGGCCGACGGCAACTCGGTGGTGCTGGTGGATCACGATACCCAAATTTTAAAGGAAGCTGACTGGCTGATCGAGATGGGGCCGGAAGCCGGTGCAAAGGGTGGACATGTGATCGCGCAGGGCAGCATTCCGAAAATTGAACAGAACGCGGCTTCTCAGATCGGCCCGTTTCTTGCAGGCAGGGCGGGGGTGAACGCCCGGCCTCATGTGCCGGAAAATGAACTGTTTGCACAGGGCCGCATCCATCTGGAAACCTCGGCCATCCATACTGTGAAGCCGCTGGAACTGGAACTGCCTAAGGGGCGGCTGACCGTGGTTACGGGTGTGTCCGGCAGCGGCAAGACCACCCTGATTTTGGAAAGCCTGGTCCCGGCCTTGCAGGCAAAGGTGAACGGCACAGCCCTGCCAGCGCATGTGAAAAGCGTGGAGGCCGAGGAAATCGCGCAGGTGAAGCTGATCGATGCAACGCCCATCGGCATCAATGTGCGCTCCACCGTGGCCACCTATGCCAATGTGCACGATGAGCTGCGCAAGCTGTTTGCCAAAACGCAGGATGCCAAAGACCACGGCTATAAGGCGGGCGATTTCTCCTACAACACCGGTAAGCTGCGGTGCCCCACCTGTGACGGCACCGGCGTCATCAGTTTGGATGTGCAGTTTTTGCCGGATGTAGAAGTGCCCTGCCCGGACTGCGGCGGTTCGCGTTACAGTCGGGAAGCGGCGGCAGTGAAGCTGCCCACGGCGAACGGCGAACCAGCCTCCATGGCCGACCTGATGGACATGGATGTGTCCACTGCATTGGAAGCCTGTGCGGACTGCAAGCTTGTGCGCCAGCGCCTGCAGGTACTGAAAGAATTGGGCCTTGGCTACCTGACCCTTGGCGAGGAGACACCCAGCCTTTCCGGCGGCGAAGCCCAGCGGCTGAAGCTTGCCAGCGAGATGGGCAAGGGGCAGGCAGACAGTGTGTTCGTGTTCGATGAACCCACCATCGGCCTGCATCCGCTGGATGTACAGACCCTGCTGGGCGTGTTCCAGAAGCTGATCGGGAACGGTGCCACCGTGGTGGTCATTGAGCATGATCTGGATGTGATCCGCAATGCGGATTACCTTGTGGATATGGGGCCGGGCGGCGGCGATGCCGGCGGACGCATCGTGGCGGCAGGTACGCCGGAACAGGTAAGACAGAACCCGGAGAGCATCACCGGGCGGTATATCTGA
- a CDS encoding sugar kinase, with protein sequence MEHFNPILGNDTTGQKFITCGEIMLRLTPPNYEKIRMASGFEASYGGSEANIALALANLGVDSTFFSVVPNNSLGKSAVRWLRSNDVHCTPMILTEPNETPSNRLGTYYLETGYGIRPSKVIYDRKHSAITEYDFSQVDLDALLDGYDWLHLSGITPALAPNCRTLILDMLKVAKNKGLTVSFDGNFRSTLWSWEEARDFCTECLPYVDVLLGIEPYHLWKDENDHSKGDWKDGVPLQPSYEQQDEIFQHFIERYPNLKCIARHVRYAHSGSENSLKAFMWYDGHTFESKLFTFNILDRVGGGDAFASGLIYAMLHNYRAMDMINFAVASSAIKHTIHGDANITDDVSTIRNLMNMNYDIKR encoded by the coding sequence ATGGAACATTTCAACCCGATCCTTGGCAACGATACCACCGGCCAGAAATTCATCACCTGTGGTGAGATCATGCTGCGCCTGACCCCGCCGAACTACGAGAAGATCCGTATGGCATCCGGCTTTGAGGCCAGCTACGGCGGCAGCGAGGCCAACATTGCACTGGCACTGGCGAACCTTGGTGTGGACAGCACCTTCTTCAGCGTGGTGCCCAACAACAGTCTGGGCAAGAGCGCCGTGCGCTGGCTGCGTTCCAACGACGTGCACTGCACCCCTATGATCCTGACCGAGCCGAACGAGACTCCTTCCAACCGTCTGGGTACTTATTATCTGGAGACCGGCTACGGCATCCGCCCGTCCAAGGTCATCTATGACCGCAAGCACAGTGCCATTACCGAGTACGATTTCTCGCAGGTGGATCTGGATGCTTTGCTGGACGGCTACGACTGGCTGCACCTGAGCGGCATCACCCCGGCACTGGCACCCAACTGCCGCACCCTCATTCTGGATATGCTCAAGGTCGCCAAAAACAAGGGCCTGACCGTCAGCTTCGACGGCAATTTCCGCTCCACCCTGTGGAGCTGGGAAGAAGCCCGCGATTTCTGCACCGAGTGCCTGCCCTATGTGGATGTGCTGCTTGGCATTGAGCCGTACCACCTGTGGAAGGATGAGAACGACCACTCCAAGGGCGACTGGAAGGACGGCGTGCCTCTGCAGCCCAGCTATGAGCAGCAGGACGAGATTTTCCAGCACTTCATCGAGCGGTATCCCAACCTCAAGTGCATTGCCCGCCATGTGCGTTATGCGCACAGCGGCAGCGAGAACAGCCTGAAGGCCTTCATGTGGTACGATGGCCACACCTTCGAGAGCAAGCTGTTCACCTTTAATATCCTTGACCGCGTGGGCGGCGGCGATGCCTTTGCCAGCGGCCTGATCTACGCCATGCTGCACAACTACAGAGCCATGGATATGATCAACTTTGCGGTGGCAAGCAGTGCCATCAAGCACACCATCCACGGCGATGCCAACATCACCGATGATGTGAGCACTATCCGCAACCTGATGAATATGAACTACGATATTAAGCGGTAA
- a CDS encoding fructose-1,6-bisphosphatase: MEETMRTETDEIRDNLKYLTLLSRDYPSQAAAASEIISTQALLKLPKGTEHFMSDLHGENEAFVHILNSASGVIREKVDQVLGDTVPKHTRAELATLIYYPNEKLPQLKARCTSEEALDQWYTETLLSLIDICRLVSSKHTRDHVRRCLPASCGYILDELLHAHFEDHDKDLYYGQIVGSIIENGRADHFIVRLCELIKHLAVDKLHIVGDLFDRGPRPDIILDLLMRHHNVDIQWGNHDVVWMGAAAGSPICICTVLKTTLAYHNHGMLEDCYGINLRHLQRMAEQFYGNDDLSIWMPHTDAARGPYTRGMLHRCAVMHKAISILMFKLECHVIDRNPDFQMQERDYLRRIDWEKHTVKIGEKEYPLRDTSFPTVDPADPAALHPDEQLVLRKLVQSFRQSEKLQQHVEFLYAKGSVYHIENGNLLYHGAVPMTSRGTFAMERFEGRYYSGRALMDYCDARARRGYYAPEGSAARQSGQDFLWYLWCGKLSPLFGRSAMTTFERLYVEDASTHTEVKDPYYTWYNDEAVCRRILAEFGLPGASHIVNGHVPVREKNGESPIKGGGRLVVIDGGFCRAYHEKTGIAGYTLVYSSRTMSLRTHQPFESAEKAVKDNLDIISQKNILETENHRILVEDTDEGEVLRERVHDLKQLVATYQLGWITETRCEDHIW; the protein is encoded by the coding sequence ATGGAGGAGACCATGCGCACCGAAACCGATGAGATCCGCGATAATCTCAAGTACCTGACCCTGCTCTCGCGGGATTATCCTTCGCAGGCGGCGGCAGCCAGCGAGATCATCAGCACGCAGGCACTGCTCAAGCTGCCCAAGGGTACCGAGCACTTCATGAGCGACCTGCACGGCGAGAATGAAGCTTTTGTGCATATTCTGAATTCCGCTTCCGGTGTCATTCGCGAAAAAGTGGATCAGGTGCTGGGCGATACTGTGCCGAAGCATACCCGCGCCGAGCTGGCAACGCTGATCTATTACCCCAACGAAAAGCTGCCCCAGCTCAAGGCACGCTGTACCAGCGAGGAAGCGCTGGACCAGTGGTACACCGAAACGCTGCTGAGTCTCATTGATATCTGCCGTCTGGTGTCCTCTAAGCATACCCGCGACCATGTGCGCAGATGCCTGCCTGCCAGCTGCGGCTACATTCTGGACGAGCTGCTCCACGCCCATTTTGAGGATCACGACAAGGATCTGTACTACGGCCAGATCGTGGGCAGCATCATTGAAAATGGCCGCGCCGACCACTTTATCGTGCGGCTGTGCGAGCTGATCAAGCATCTGGCAGTGGACAAGCTGCACATCGTGGGCGACCTGTTCGACCGCGGCCCACGCCCGGATATCATCCTCGATCTGCTCATGCGCCACCACAATGTGGATATCCAGTGGGGCAACCACGATGTAGTATGGATGGGTGCCGCTGCGGGCAGCCCCATCTGCATCTGCACGGTGCTCAAGACCACGCTGGCTTATCATAACCACGGAATGCTGGAGGACTGCTACGGCATCAACCTGCGCCATCTGCAGCGCATGGCCGAGCAGTTCTACGGCAATGATGATCTTTCCATCTGGATGCCTCATACCGATGCAGCCCGCGGCCCCTACACCAGGGGAATGCTGCACCGCTGTGCCGTGATGCACAAGGCCATCAGCATTCTGATGTTCAAGCTGGAGTGCCATGTCATCGACCGCAACCCGGACTTCCAGATGCAGGAGCGAGATTATCTGCGCCGCATCGACTGGGAAAAGCACACGGTAAAGATCGGCGAAAAGGAGTATCCGCTGCGGGATACCTCGTTCCCCACGGTGGACCCCGCCGACCCGGCCGCACTGCACCCGGATGAACAGCTGGTGCTGCGCAAGCTGGTGCAGTCCTTCCGCCAGAGCGAAAAACTGCAGCAGCATGTGGAATTTCTCTATGCAAAGGGCAGCGTGTACCACATTGAGAACGGCAACCTGCTCTACCATGGCGCTGTGCCCATGACCAGCCGCGGCACCTTTGCCATGGAGCGCTTTGAGGGCCGCTACTACTCCGGCCGCGCACTGATGGACTACTGTGATGCCCGCGCCCGCCGGGGCTACTATGCACCGGAAGGCAGCGCTGCCCGCCAGAGCGGACAGGATTTTTTGTGGTATCTATGGTGCGGCAAGCTTTCGCCGCTGTTTGGCCGCAGTGCCATGACCACATTTGAGCGGCTCTATGTAGAGGACGCTTCCACCCACACCGAGGTGAAGGACCCCTATTATACATGGTATAACGATGAGGCCGTCTGCCGCCGCATTCTGGCCGAGTTTGGCCTGCCCGGTGCCAGTCACATCGTCAACGGCCACGTGCCGGTGCGGGAAAAGAACGGCGAAAGCCCCATCAAGGGCGGCGGACGGCTGGTGGTGATCGACGGCGGTTTCTGCCGTGCCTACCACGAAAAGACCGGCATTGCGGGCTACACGCTGGTGTATTCCAGCCGCACCATGTCCCTGCGCACCCATCAGCCCTTTGAAAGTGCTGAGAAAGCGGTGAAGGATAATCTGGATATCATTTCCCAGAAAAACATTCTGGAGACCGAAAATCATCGCATTCTCGTGGAGGACACCGACGAGGGCGAGGTGCTGCGGGAGCGTGTGCACGACCTCAAGCAGCTGGTGGCTACCTACCAGCTGGGCTGGATCACTGAGACTCGGTGCGAAGACCACATCTGGTAA